From a single bacterium HR11 genomic region:
- the galE_1 gene encoding UDP-glucose 4-epimerase has product MGFRVFITGCAGYLARGLIRACREDPDVEWVGGNDVRTPPDTTGWHFFHLDVVDPSLADVLREHRVDTLVHLAWVFNPTHDPALEYRVDVEGTRNVLTCVLAAGVPYLLYLSSTTSYGPHPDNPPAVDEDYPRRGHPSYLYSKHKALVDTMVLAFMQAHPEVGVFMVRAPIVLGPNTRNIVTAMTDLPVMVGVRGYDPPLQFLHEEDMQRLLHWAVRRRPVGVFNVAGHGTLRYSEIVRRLRKPVVWLPAWLLYPLVALGWTLRLLPFPPSILDFIRYPWVGRTDRFSAQYDFEVRYSSEDALMAYARARWPHRYR; this is encoded by the coding sequence ATGGGCTTTCGTGTCTTCATCACCGGATGTGCGGGCTATCTGGCCCGAGGTTTGATCCGGGCCTGCCGGGAAGACCCCGACGTCGAGTGGGTCGGCGGCAATGACGTCCGGACCCCTCCGGACACGACGGGCTGGCACTTCTTCCATCTCGACGTGGTCGACCCCAGCCTGGCCGATGTCTTACGAGAGCATCGGGTCGACACCCTGGTCCACCTGGCCTGGGTCTTCAATCCGACCCACGACCCGGCCTTGGAATACCGGGTGGACGTCGAGGGCACCCGCAACGTCCTGACGTGTGTCCTCGCGGCCGGCGTGCCCTATCTGCTTTACTTAAGCAGCACGACGTCTTACGGGCCCCATCCGGACAATCCCCCGGCCGTCGACGAGGACTACCCCCGTCGGGGCCATCCCTCGTATTTGTACTCCAAGCATAAGGCCCTCGTGGATACGATGGTCCTCGCGTTCATGCAGGCGCATCCCGAGGTCGGCGTCTTCATGGTCCGGGCTCCGATCGTCCTAGGGCCGAATACTCGAAACATCGTGACGGCGATGACCGACCTGCCCGTCATGGTCGGCGTCCGGGGCTACGACCCGCCGCTCCAGTTCCTCCACGAAGAGGACATGCAACGGCTCTTGCACTGGGCCGTCCGGCGTCGACCCGTCGGCGTCTTCAACGTCGCCGGTCATGGGACCCTGCGGTACTCGGAGATTGTCCGGCGTCTGCGCAAACCGGTCGTCTGGCTCCCGGCTTGGCTCCTATATCCCCTGGTCGCCCTCGGCTGGACCCTCCGCTTGCTTCCATTCCCACCTTCGATCCTGGACTTCATCCGGTACCCCTGGGTCGGTCGGACGGACCGCTTTTCGGCCCAGTACGACTTCGAGGTCCGGTACAGCTCGGAGGACGCCCTGATGGCTTATGCGCGGGCCCGCTGGCCCCATCGGTACAGATAG